One Anthonomus grandis grandis chromosome 12, icAntGran1.3, whole genome shotgun sequence DNA window includes the following coding sequences:
- the LOC126742747 gene encoding protein PRRC1-B-like isoform X1 — protein sequence MDKDDSNGSSFEIVDKKAVEQANNGDKSGTLSTVSSPYSVTSPGSVSLSTGNLLSNVGPPSSLPDFTLWSSSSPSSAADAPKPEVTAVTAAPVLINPFPTTQFSAAIPPNKGVPQEATASQPKATSQPPEAEPVAPNSFLGMFKGALSSQMVTKMVEKAKSSVDSIITTLDPQMSEYINSGGDLEITVASEEEDLVSGVREAAHAVFGKAWVNGIRLGTSVQQSQAIGFDAGLVIAEERIDYSMKFRKTPTVAFENILVKKRKSWFDMSLLVLKDEEHDINVHILSQSIPVPVEKIIGKEVAEIDVEQKLAENLKAIPGWQEEVSGLTKKEIFNFASRVLFKVYKDRLSQL from the exons ATGGACAAAGACGACTCCAACGGTTCCTCGTTCGAAATTGTGGACAAAAAAGCGGTGGAACAAGCGAACAACGGCGATAAAAGTG GCACATTGAGCACCGTATCGTCCCCCTATTCGGTGACTTCTCCGGGTAGTGTAAGCCTTTCAACGGGAAATTTACTATCAAACGTAGGGCCACCCTCGTCTTTACCAGATTTCACTTTATGGTCATCATCGAGCCCCAGCAGTGCCGCTGATGCCCCAAAACCAGAAGTAACCGCTGTCACGGCGGCTCCAGTACTTATTAACCCTTTTCCAACCACACAGTTCAG TGCAGCGATTCCGCCCAATAAAGGTGTACCCCAAGAAGCGACCGCTTCACAACCGAAAGCGACGTCGCAGCCCCCGGAGGCGGAACCGGTGGCCCCAAACAGTTTCTTAGGCATGTTCAAGGGGGCCTTATCGAGCCAAATGGTGACGAAAATGGTCGAAAAGGCCAAAAGTTCGGTCGATTCGATCATCACCACCTTGGACCCGCAAATGAGTGAATATATTA ATTCCGGTGGGGATTTGGAGATAACGGTTGCCTCAGAAGAGGAGGATCTCGTTAGCGGTGTGAGGGAGGCGGCCCATGCCGTTTTTGGGAAAGCTTGGGTCAA tggGATAAGGTTGGGTACTAGTGTGCAACAGTCTCAGGCCATCGGGTTTGATGCTGGACTAGTTATAGCCGAGGAGAGAATAGATTATTCTATGAAGTTTAGGAAGACGCCCACAGTTGCCTTCGAGAATATTCTGGTGAAAAAGCGGAAGAG TTGGTTCGATATGAGTCTGTTGGTGCTGAAAGACGAAGAACACGATATAAACGTTCACATACTGTCTCAGTCAATTCCGGTTCCCGTAGAGAAGATTATTGGGAAAGAAGTGGCTGAAATTGATGTAGAGCAAAAATTAGCCGAGAATTTAAAG GCAATTCCCGGTTGGCAAGAAGAAGTTTCAGGCCTAACgaagaaagaaatatttaattttgcctcgagggttttatttaaagtttataagGACCGACTGAGTCAGCTGTAG
- the LOC126742736 gene encoding integrator complex subunit 14: MPTVILLDVSLSMTRPVQLSDGTETTRKQLAISGINTFLDHLSIHSKLEFIALMAFSSLYEERCPFTRDYSAIKAELKNIEDYDKTCIETAFHGLGQMVLGEWGNNTACQIVLVTDGSTGIGSMSLKDSLATAAQRSPSQPQFPLPFPFPVKLHVVCVAGANEPCVAKAKPLYQRLIDLSGYDGTIQIPENLQTEGNVTALFQKLAEDMYTSFKGTLRCGNLESKIVLSPAPLPFTKTTDFSTQTYNVSDLIELCGFIAVADIGSPMAISRHLILPTNTTASQKEANTNEIDLTDDVDEASTPSFCVLLHGALKVENMAALVTLGENWFGFIYSWADSKKKSNLMLTVLTPGSDVIPWLGDLNELGTADMYPPDQVGSFPIRPNEKRSYSQNGVVWIRQAGLQSDIQKILRHARKLPDKTQQFYKELNRLRKAAVSLGFQDLLTGLASIFEHECMQLPGTAHPDSALQLQHAADMLRKSQNRDIKYILMPLQTNYTAS; this comes from the exons ATGCCCACGGTAATCCTATTGGACGTTTCCCTGTCCATGACCAGGCCCGTGCAACTTTCCGATGGGACCGAAACAACCAGGAAGCAATTGGCTATAAGCGGTATTAATACGTTTCTGGATCATTTAAGTATCCATTCCAAATTGGAATTTATTGCTTTG ATGGCATTTTCCTCTTTATACGAAGAAAGGTGCCCGTTCACCAGAGATTACAGCGCCATCAAGGCGGAACTGAAAAATATCGAGGACTACGATAAAACCTGCATCGAGACCGCCTTCCACGGATTGGGCCAAATGGTGTTGGGCGAGTGGGGCAACAATACCGCTTGCCAG ATTGTCTTGGTGACAGATGGCAGCACCGGCATAGGATCAATGTCCTTAAAGGACTCGCTGGCCACCGCAGCCCAGCGGAGTCCCTCCCAGCCGCAGTTTCCTTTGCCATTTCCGTTTCCGGTTAAGTTGCATGTCGTTTGTGTGGCCGGCGCTAATGAGCCCTGTGTAGCCAAAG CCAAACCGTTATACCAAAGGCTGATCGACCTCAGCGGGTACGACGGCACCATCCAGATCCCCGAAAATCTACAAACCGAAGGCAACGTGACCGCCTTGTTCCAAAAACTCGCGGAAGACATGTACACCTCTTTCAAGGGCACCCTGAGGTGCGGCAACTTGGAGTCGAAAATCGTCCTCTCGCCCGCCCCGTTACCTTTTACGAAAACCACCGATTTCTCCACCCAAACGTACAACGTCTCCGACCTAATCGAACTGTGCGGGTTCATTGCGGTGGCCGATATCGGCTCACCGATGGCCATTAGTCGTCACCTCATTTTACCGACAAACACGACGGCCTCCCAAAAGGAGGCGAACACCAACGAAATCGACCTGACCGATGACGTGGACGAGGCCAGCACACCCTCGTTCTGCGTTTTACTTCACGGAGCTCTTAAGGTGGAAAATATGGCCGCGTTGGTCACCCTGGGCGAGAACTGGTTCGGGTTCATTTACTCGTGGGCGGACTCGAAGAAGAAGAGCAACTTGATGTTGACGGTGCTTACTCCCGGGTCTGATGTCATACCGTGGCTGGGAGACCTGAACGAGTTGGGAACGGCCGATATGTACCCGCCGGACCAAGTGGGCAGTTTCCCCATAAGGCCCAACGAGAAACGGAGCTACTCGCAGAACGGGGTGGTGTGGATCAGACAGGCCGGACTACAGTCCGATATACAGAAGATACTGAGGCACGCCCGGAAGTTGCCGGATAAGACGCAACAGTTTTATAAG GAGTTAAACAGGCTACGCAAAGCGGCGGTTTCCTTAGGGTTTCAGGACTTGCTCACCGGTTTGGCGAGCATTTTCGAGCATGAATGCATGCAACTGCCCGGCACTGCGCATCCGGATTCCGCGCTACAGCTTCAACACGCGGCCGATATGCTGCGCAAATCGCAAAATAGGGACATCAAGTACATTTTGATGCCTCTGCAGACGAATTATACTGCATcatag
- the LOC126742729 gene encoding dnaJ homolog subfamily C member 2, whose translation MGESKTSLNTICRTVSLRYRFIYENVGGGEPELQFLPHPLIELEVEQPEPAEQGEPELKPEDVEYVDDVEYLRSLDPKEWKSQDHYKVLGIETLRHKATEDIIKTAYRKKVLKHHPDKRKALGEEIKADDDYFTNITMAYETLGTVQKRRAFDSVDPEFDNNIPSGSELKKDFFEVFNYYFDLNARWSEKPKVPKLGNINSSREEVEKFYSFWYDFKSWREYSYEDEEDKDKCQDRDERRYVDKLNKAERLRKKKEEMSRIRSLVDLAYNNDPRIAKFKQEDKDRKLAAKRAKQTAAQQKKDEEERILREVQLAKEQAEAAERARIEAKRQEREAVKKALKKERKILRDMCKANNYYTDNSEQNLKHITTIEAICETLSIEELEQLNKNIKNNGKSGFLKAINDHEKKIEKERQEVLNAAKQKTTEEKNTAIIKVAPEWNEENLQLLVKSVNLFPAGTNQRWEVIANFINQHGLFTKDSGKFTAKLVLAKAKDLQNTDFSKNNLKEQANKKAFDTFKKDKKQVLNVDETGISKKLDEVTLNGKLTNGIRKTASKSELKQEQPNVEKETKEDTNKAEKFVKFDVLPWTSSEQQLLEQALKTYPASTPERWDRIAECIPNRSKKECMKRYKELVETVKAKKAAQAAVGTTAK comes from the coding sequence ATGGGTGAATCTAAAACATCTTTGAACACCATCTGCAGGACTGTCTCGCTGCGGTACCGTTTCATTTATGAAAATGTGGGGGGCGGAGAGCCTGAATTACAGTTTCTACCGCACCCGTTGATCGAACTCGAGGTGGAACAGCCAGAACCGGCTGAACAGGGCGAACCCGAACTTAAACCTGAAGATGTCGAATATGTGGATGATGTGGAGTACCTGAGAAGCTTAGACCCTAAGGAATGGAAGTCCCAGGACCATTATAAGGTGTTAGGAATTGAAACTTTAAGACACAAAGCCACTGAGGATATTATTAAGACCGCTTACCGTAAGAAAGTATTAAAGCATCATCCGGATAAAAGGAAAGCCTTAGGAGAAGAAATTAAAGCTGACGATGACTATTTTACAAACATTACTATGGCCTATGAAACCCTGGGCACTGTACAGAAGAGGAGAGCGTTTGATTCAGTTGACCCAGAGtttgataataatataccaTCGGGATCTGAACTTAAAAAGGACTTTTTTGaggtatttaattattattttgacttGAATGCTCGTTGGTCTGAAAAGCCTAAGGTGCCTAAACTTGGTAATATCAACTCGTCCAGAGAAGAGGTTGAAAAATTCTATTCATTTTGGTATGACTTTAAATCGTGGCGAGAGTATTCTTATGAGGATGAAGAAGACAAGGACAAGTGCCAGGATAGGGATGAAAGGAGGTATGTTGATAAATTAAACAAAGCTGAAAGGCTAAGGAAAAAGAAAGAGGAAATGTCCAGAATAAGAAGTTTAGTAGATTTAGCTTACAATAATGATCCTAGAATAGCCAAATTTAAGCAGGAAGACAAGGATAGGAAACTAGCGGCCAAAAGAGCCAAGCAGACTGCAgcccaacaaaaaaaagatgaagAAGAGCGAATTCTCAGGGAGGTGCAGTTGGCCAAAGAACAAGCCGAAGCTGCCGAAAGAGCACGAATAGAAGCCAAAAGGCAAGAGAGAGAAGCTGTTAAAAAGGCccttaaaaaagaaagaaaaatcctAAGAGACATGTGCAAAGCAAACAACTATTATACAGACAATAgtgaacaaaatttaaaacacattACCACCATAGAGGCAATCTGTGAGACGTTATCGATAGAAGAGCTGGAGCaactaaataaaaacatcaaaaacaatGGAAAAAGTGGGTTTCTAAAAGCGATAAATGACCatgaaaagaaaatagaaaaagagaGACAAGAGGTGCTGAATGCGGCTAAACAGAAAACCACAGAAGAGAAAAATACTGCCATAATAAAAGTAGCCCCAGAATGGAACGAGGAAAACTTACAGCTCTTAGTAAAATCGGTCAATCTATTTCCTGCTGGCACAAACCAACGTTGGGAGGTCATCGCCAACTTCATAAACCAACACGGCCTGTTTACCAAAGACAGTGGCAAGTTCACCGCCAAATTAGTCCTGGCCAAAGCAAAAGATCTTCAGAACACCGACTTCTCAAAAAATAACCTTAAAGAGCAGGCCAACAAGAAAGCCTTCGACACCTTTAAAAAGGACAAGAAACAAGTTTTAAACGTGGACGAGACGGGCATATCGAAGAAACTGGACGAGGTCACACTCAATGGCAAACTGACGAATGGTATCAGAAAAACGGCATCGAAAAGTGAGTTAAAACAGGAACAGCCCAACGTAGAAAAGGAGACGAAAGAGGACACGAATAAAGCGGAGAAGTTCGTGAAGTTCGACGTGTTGCCTTGGACGTCTTCGGAGCAACAGTTGCTCGAGCAAGCGTTAAAAACTTATCCTGCCTCGACGCCGGAAAGGTGGGATCGGATAGCTGAATGTATACCCAACAGAAGTAAAAAGGAATGCATGAAACGGTATAAGGAACTGGTCGAGACTGTGAAAGCGAAAAAGGCTGCGCAAGCGGCTGTAGGTACCACCGCTAAATGA
- the LOC126742755 gene encoding phosphatidylglycerophosphatase and protein-tyrosine phosphatase 1 produces the protein MFARVSFYPTLVYNVIMERLTPRQWYNRIDDTVILGALPFPHIAKELVEKENVKAVVSMNEDYELFLAHDAKSWKDLGVSFLQLATTDIFATPCQEKLIEGVKFINDFVDPKNVKNGISTTSVYIHCKAGRTRSATLVGCYLMQRYNWTPEQAVNHMKEKRPHILMHRKQWEALEIFRKHNIKSPEK, from the exons ATGTTCGCGAGGGTCAGTTTTTACCCCACGTTAGTTTACAATGTGATCATGGAACGGTTAACCCCTAGGCAATGGTACAATAGGATCGACGACACGGTCATTTTGGGGGCCCTGCCCTTTCCCCATATTGCCAAAGAA CttgtagaaaaagaaaatgtgaaGGCGGTGGTGTCTATGAATGAAGACTACGAGTTATTTCTCGCCCACGATGCAAAG tcttggaAAGACCTCGGAGTGTCCTTCCTACAACTAGCAACGACAGACATATTCGCCACTCCATGCCAAGAAAAGCTCATAGAAGGAGTGAAATTTATTAACGACTTTGTGGATcccaaaaatgtgaaaaatggcATTTCTACTACTTCGGTTTATATCCATTGTAAAGCTGGAAGGACGCGAAGTGCTACTTTGGTTGGCTGCTATCTGATGCAG AGGTACAACTGGACCCCTGAACAAGCCGTAAACcatatgaaagaaaaaagaccgCACATCTTAATGCATAGGAAACAATGGGAAGCCCTGGAGATATTCCGGAAGCACAATATAAAATCTccagaaaaataa
- the LOC126742749 gene encoding mitochondrial GTPase 1, which yields MAQKIANDKFRSVFKTIDRDVLRWFPGHMGKGLKQMQQKLRSVDCIIEVHDARIPFSGRNADFKYTISGVKPHILVLNKADLIEKNLQPRIVDRLESDYPHVVFTNCKDHSCRGVKKIFPLAQELIGNSNRYNREAEDNYNIMVIGVPNVGKSSLVNALRARHLNKGKASPVGANAGITRSVLHKIKMCDKPLFYMLDTPGILTPNIPDIDIGLKLALCATIQDHLVGETIIADYLLFWLNRHKHFEYVSHFNLPNSTDDILDVLAHISKEFKKVLRVRTPLNEYVLRPNLEAAAHIFLKSFRDGSLGKYMLDESLL from the coding sequence ATGGCACAAAAAATAGCAAACGATAAATTCCGAAGCGTTTTTAAAACGATAGACCGGGACGTGTTGCGCTGGTTTCCCGGTCACATGGGCAAGGGGCTGAAGCAAATGCAACAAAAACTAAGATCGGTGGACTGTATTATTGAGGTGCACGACGCCCGAATACCGTTTTCGGGCCGCAATGCCGATTTTAAATATACGATCAGCGGCGTAAAACCGCATATTTTGGTGCTGAACAAGGCGGACTTGATAGAAAAAAACTTACAGCCCCGTATAGTTGATAGACTCGAATCCGATTATCCGCATGTAGTGTTTACGAATTGCAAGGATCACAGTTGTCGTGGGGTCAAAAAGATATTTCCTTTGGCTCAAGAGTTAATAGGAAATTCAAATAGATATAACAGGGAAGCCGAAGACAATTATAATATAATGGTTATAGGGGTGCCAAATGTTGGAAAATCTTCACTGGTGAACGCTTTACGGGCAAGACATTTAAATAAGGGCAAAGCCTCGCCTGTTGGGGCCAACGCGGGCATCACGAGAAGTGtcttacataaaattaaaatgtgcgATAAGCCATTGTTTTATATGCTTGATACGCCTGGAATTTTAACACCTAATATCCCGGACATTGATATAGGGTTAAAATTGGCACTTTGTGCAACTATTCAGGACCATCTTGTAGGCGAAACTATTATAGCGGACTATTTACTGTTTTGGCTCAACCGTCATAAGCACTTTGAGTATGTCAGTCATTTTAACCTGCCAAACAGTACCGATGATATTTTGGATGTTTTAGCACATATTAGTAAAGAGTTTAAGAAGGTTTTAAGGGTTAGAACCCCTTTAAACGAATATGTTTTAAGACCCAATTTAGAGGCTGCagcacatatttttttaaagtcctTTAGGGATGGTTCTTTAGGAAAATATATGTTGGATGAAAGTCTTTTGTAG
- the LOC126742747 gene encoding protein PRRC1-B-like isoform X2 encodes MDKDDSNGSSFEIVDKKAVEQANNGDKSGTLSTVSSPYSVTSPGSVSLSTGNLLSNVGPPSSLPDFTLWSSSSPSSAADAPKPEVTAVTAAPVLINPFPTTQFSAAIPPNKGVPQEATASQPKATSQPPEAEPVAPNSFLGMFKGALSSQMVTKMVEKAKSSVDSIITTLDPQMNSGGDLEITVASEEEDLVSGVREAAHAVFGKAWVNGIRLGTSVQQSQAIGFDAGLVIAEERIDYSMKFRKTPTVAFENILVKKRKSWFDMSLLVLKDEEHDINVHILSQSIPVPVEKIIGKEVAEIDVEQKLAENLKAIPGWQEEVSGLTKKEIFNFASRVLFKVYKDRLSQL; translated from the exons ATGGACAAAGACGACTCCAACGGTTCCTCGTTCGAAATTGTGGACAAAAAAGCGGTGGAACAAGCGAACAACGGCGATAAAAGTG GCACATTGAGCACCGTATCGTCCCCCTATTCGGTGACTTCTCCGGGTAGTGTAAGCCTTTCAACGGGAAATTTACTATCAAACGTAGGGCCACCCTCGTCTTTACCAGATTTCACTTTATGGTCATCATCGAGCCCCAGCAGTGCCGCTGATGCCCCAAAACCAGAAGTAACCGCTGTCACGGCGGCTCCAGTACTTATTAACCCTTTTCCAACCACACAGTTCAG TGCAGCGATTCCGCCCAATAAAGGTGTACCCCAAGAAGCGACCGCTTCACAACCGAAAGCGACGTCGCAGCCCCCGGAGGCGGAACCGGTGGCCCCAAACAGTTTCTTAGGCATGTTCAAGGGGGCCTTATCGAGCCAAATGGTGACGAAAATGGTCGAAAAGGCCAAAAGTTCGGTCGATTCGATCATCACCACCTTGGACCCGCAAATGA ATTCCGGTGGGGATTTGGAGATAACGGTTGCCTCAGAAGAGGAGGATCTCGTTAGCGGTGTGAGGGAGGCGGCCCATGCCGTTTTTGGGAAAGCTTGGGTCAA tggGATAAGGTTGGGTACTAGTGTGCAACAGTCTCAGGCCATCGGGTTTGATGCTGGACTAGTTATAGCCGAGGAGAGAATAGATTATTCTATGAAGTTTAGGAAGACGCCCACAGTTGCCTTCGAGAATATTCTGGTGAAAAAGCGGAAGAG TTGGTTCGATATGAGTCTGTTGGTGCTGAAAGACGAAGAACACGATATAAACGTTCACATACTGTCTCAGTCAATTCCGGTTCCCGTAGAGAAGATTATTGGGAAAGAAGTGGCTGAAATTGATGTAGAGCAAAAATTAGCCGAGAATTTAAAG GCAATTCCCGGTTGGCAAGAAGAAGTTTCAGGCCTAACgaagaaagaaatatttaattttgcctcgagggttttatttaaagtttataagGACCGACTGAGTCAGCTGTAG
- the LOC126742753 gene encoding serine-arginine protein 55-like, protein MSTRVFVGGLNHKVREKDLEKFFRHYGRTKEVAMKNGYAFVEFEDYRDAEDACYEMNGKDLMGDRITVERARGTPRGTDRYKDNRRGSYGGGGSRPRERSDRGDRDGRRESRYGPPTRTKFQVIIENLSSRCSWQDLKDYMRKAGEVTFADAHKHNNQGIVEFATYEDMKNAIEKLDDTEINGRRIRVVEAVKRASRSHSRSRSRSPLGGADNRSRSRD, encoded by the coding sequence ATGAGTACCCGCGTATTTGTCGGCGGCCTAAACCACAAAGTCCGCGAAAAAGATCTGGAAAAATTCTTCCGCCATTACGGCCGTACGAAGGAGGTAGCGATGAAAAATGGCTACGCGTTCGTCGAGTTCGAGGACTACAGGGACGCCGAGGACGCCTGCTACGAAATGAACGGTAAGGACCTTATGGGCGATAGAATTACGGTAGAGAGGGCCCGGGGTACGCCGAGGGGTACCGACCGTTACAAGGACAACAGAAGGGGAAGCTACGGGGGCGGAGGCTCGCGCCCCAGAGAGCGAAGCGACCGCGGAGACCGGGACGGTCGTAGAGAGAGCAGATACGGCCCCCCTACCAGGACCAAGTTCCAAGTGATCATCGAAAACCTCTCAAGCCGTTGCTCGTGGCAAGACCTGAAAGATTATATGAGGAAGGCGGGAGAGGTCACTTTCGCGGACGCACACAAGCACAACAATCAAGGAATTGTTGAGTTTGCTACTTACGAGGATATGAAAAATGCCATCGAGAAGCTTGATGACACAGAGATCAACGGTCGTAGGATTAGAGTCGTTGAGGCTGTTAAGAGGGCCAGTCGGTCACATTCGAGATCTAGATCTAGGTCACCGTTGGGTGGGGCGGATAATAGGTCCAGATCAAGGGATTAA